The segment GCGGATACTCCAGAAGACCGGAAGAAAAGCTCTCCTCAGTGCCGGAATCGGAATGGCCCATAAAATCCGGCAGCAGGCGTGCTACAGCTTCAACAAGGCACATGGCCCCGGCTTCACCCCCGTTAAGCACGAAATCCCCTACGGAGACCGTTTCAACGGGAAAAATATCTTCAAAGCGGGCATCGATTCCTTCGTACCTTCCACAGACGAGAGTCAGCTCCTCTTCTTTGGAAAGTTCCACAGCCAGCTTTTGAGTCAGAGGTTTACCCTTGGGCGAAAGCATGATCAGCCTTTTACCTTTGGGGCAGCCACCTTCCTTTGAAGGACGTATACCTACGGAATCGAGAGCCTTGGCAATAGGGTCAATAAACATGACCATGCCCGGCCCGCCTCCGTAGGGACGGTCATCAACGGATTTATGGCGGTCTGTTGTAAACTCGCGGGGATCGACTTTATTGAAAGAGACTATGCCCTTTTCAACGCCTTTACCCATGAGCCCGTGAGACAGCGGGGAATCAAAGAACTCCGGAAAGAGTGTAACCAGATTAAATTTCACTATGTCCAGCCTTGGAATTTAAAAAAGCGGCACTCTGCCCTATTTCTTTTTCTTCCCGTTATCTTTCTGACTGCTCTCGACGAGATAGATGTCGAGCAACCCTTCAGGGGGAGCCACAACAACTTTTTCCGCGTCCAGATCAACAGACAAAACAAATTCCTCCACAGCAGGGAAAAGGATTTCCTTACCCTCTGAAGAAGAAATCACCCAAGTTTCCTGCCCCGGGGCAAGAATAAAATCCGAAATGGTGCCAACCACAGTCCCGTCTTCAAGCTCGACGCTCATACCTTCAAGATCGTGCATGTAGACTTCATCATCCCCGACTTCGGGAAGATCCGCTTCACGCACGAGTATTTCCATGCCGCGCAGGCTTTCCGCCTCATCACGACCTTCAATACCCTTAAAAGTAATCAGCATGCGCCCTTTGTGCTTTCGTGAAGAGCGCACAACAAAACGCCGGGGCTTCTGTCCTTTCTTTGCCAGATAAAGACAGGGAACCTCGTCGAACAGAAAAGGGGAGTCCGCATGAGATTCAATGCAAACTTCCCCCCTGAGACCATGTGGTTTGACCACCTCGGCGACTACGAGCATTTCCATAGCAGCCTGTAGGTATGGTCAGGTTCGAGGACTCTTATTCCAGAATTTCCAGAACAGAGCGTTTTCTCACCTTGGTTGATGCAGCACCGAGCAGGGTTCTCATGGCACGCGCGGTGCGGCCCTGCTTGCCGATAACCTTACCAAGATCTTCTTTAGCGACCTTGAGTTCGATTACGGAAGTCTGCTCCCCTTCGATTTCGGTGACAACTACTTCATCCGGATTGTCAACAAGCGATTTCGCGATGTACTCTACTAAATCCTTCAACATGCCAACAACCTCCGCTTCTGATTTCGAGTGTGTACCGTGAGTAGTGAAGAAGAATTCGAACCTGGTGAGATACGAACCCTAGGAATTTGCTTTGAGGAGAGATTTAACAGTGTCGCTAGGCTCTGCGCCTCTCTCAAGCCACTTCTCTACTTTTTCCTTGTCAATTTTCACTTCAACAGGCTCAACCATGGGGTTGTAATAACCGCAGAAGTCCAAAGGACGACCGTCACGTCTGGTTTCGCTGTTAATTGCTACGATTCTGTAAAAAGGGCGCTTTTTGGAGCCCATACGGGTCAATCTGAGTTTAATAGCCATTGTCTACTTTCCCCCATATAATCTTAAATTAAGTGGTTCGTTAATAAATTGCAAGCAAATGCCCACAAAAAAACTATTTCTTCTTTTTCTTGCGAGCCTGCTTTTTAAGCTTTTTCTTTTTGCGGGCCTGAAGGGTCTTTTTGCTTTTGGCCTTTGAAGGCTGGGCCATTCCGCCCATTCCTTCCATGCCTTCCATGCCTTCCAATCCTTCCATACCGGGCATTCCCGGCATTCCTGCGCCGCCGCCAAGTCCGGGCATTCCGGGCAGATTCGGCATCTTGGGCATTTTGCCCTTTCCGCCTTTGCCGCCCATCATTTTCTTCATCATCTTGCTCATCTGCTCAAAATTCTTGAGCATCTGATTGACCTCTTCGAGCTTCACGCCGGACCCTTTTGCAATCCTCTGCCTACGGCTGGGATTAATAAGCTTGGGCCGCCTGCGCTCTTCCATGGTCATGGACGAGATGATGGCTTCTATCCTGTTCAGTTCCTTATCCGGAATCTCCATATCGCCGAGCTGTTTAGTAAGCCCGCCGAGTCCGGGGATCATTTTCATGATCGAACCCATGGAACCGATCTTCTTCATTCTGCGCATCTGGGTGCGAAAATCCTCAAGGTCGAATTCGGCCTTGCGAAACTTTTCAGTCAGCTTTTCAGCCTCTCCCTCATCCATCACAGACTGGGCTTTCTCGATCAGGGAAAGTACATCCCCCATACCGAGAATTCTTGAAGCGGCCCTGTCCGGGTAGAAGAGTTCAAGCTCAGAAAGCTTTTCACCCACACCAACAAACTTAACGGACTTACCGGTGACGGATTTGATGGAGAGCGCCGCACCGCCTCGGGCATCACCATCCATCTTGGTAAGGACTACACCGGTAACATCAAGTTTGTCGTCAAAAGTGGAAGCAACATTGACAGCGTCCTGCCCTGTCATTGCGTCTGCCACGAAAAGGATTTCATCCGGAGTGCATTCTTCCTTGATGGAGGCAAGCTCATCCATCAGGGGTTCGTCAATATGCAGTCGTCCGGCTGTATCGAAAAGCAGAACATCACATCCGGCTTCTTCCGCCTTGACCATAGCGTCACGGCAGATGTCCACGGGGTTCATTTCCGTTGTGGACGGGTAAGCCGGCATATCCAGCTGCTTGGCCAGCACATGAAGCTGATCAATTGCAGCGGGACGGTAGACGTCGGCAGGGACAAGGTAGGGTTTGAACTTCTTGCGCCGCAGATATAAGGCTATCTTGGCTGAAGAAGTGGTCTTACCGGAACCCTGAAGGCCGACCATCATGATCTTGGAAAGTTTGCCCTTGGTGAGCTGCAACCCTTCCTGTTCGCCACCGAGCAGCTCGGTAAGCTCCTCGTTAACGACCTTGATTACCTGCTGACCGGGAGAAAGTGATTTCTGGACCTCCTGCCCGAGAGCACGCTCCTTTACCTTCTCCACAAAATCTTTAACGACCTTGTAGTTAACGTCTGCTTCGAGAAGAGCAAGGCGCACTTCACGCATTCCGGCCTGGATGTTTTTCTCATCCAGCCGTCCCTGCCCCTTGAAATTCTTAAAGGCTTCGGAAAGTCTATCTGATAGGCTGTCGAACAATTCTCTTACTCCGCCGGCTAAGCATTTTTACGCGCAAAAATCTCAAAAGCTCCACCTTTCCTCGATTGATGCTGGTTGCGTAAAGAAAGGGATTGTCTGTTAAAGCTTTTATTTTCCCAAGTCAAGAGAAGACTCATATCAACTTTTTGGAAAATCACAAACACTTATCGTACACCCGGAAAAAATTACTTGCAATATTCCTTGCTTTTTTCAGCAATGAACCGTTTAATTGTATATTCTTACATAACTTTATTTATACAGCGCAGGGAGAAAAGAAATGCCCAACATCGTCAAGGCAGAAGAATTTCATCTTGTTGACCCCATGGGAAGATTAAGATCAAAAATATATATTTCAAATGAAGGAAGAGTAGTAGCTGACATTTACGATTCCACAGGACAGTTGAACAATCGGGTCGACCTGCAAAAAAACGTCAAACTCGGCCCCACCGCCCACCAGAATGTAGCTCCGCACAAAAAAGAAACATTAGGAGCATGGCACGCGCGCATAGCAAACGAAGTCAAGCTGAGCCAGTCCAAACTGCATGTCGGTTCATACAAACTCTACATCGATTTTGTGGAGAACAACACCATGGCCAGCGGCAAGTATCAGAATGAAGTAATTGAAGTTTCCGGCGAAATAGTAGATGTTTCCACTAAAGGATTCGGCGACCTGCACGTAGGACTCAAGGGAATTTCCAACTTTACCGCCGAAGTAATCTGTCATTTTACCGAAGATCAGATTCCGGTGGTCAGCAACCTCAAGCCGGGCGTAAAAGTGCGCATCAAAGGAAAATGCACTGAATACGTCAACAAGAGAGTCAAAATCTGGGGTTGCCAACTACTATAGGCCGGAGTCTTCATAAACGCCTATGCCAGTATCAAAGCAATTAAAAAAAGAACTACAGCACACAGCTGACGAATGCATTGATTGCGGTAAATGTATGACGAAGTGCCGTTTTCTAGCAGAAAGCGGCTCACCCGTTTCAATTGCCCTGCGGGCACTTTCATCTGATGAAGATGCGGACAGCGTTGCGATTCGCTCATACGCCTGTTCCACCTGCGGACTATGTTCGGCTATCTGCCCGGTGGCAGCAGAACCGGACCGAATGTTCAAGGAACTGCGCAACCACGCCCAGACCAATGCCATTTTCCGCCTGGACAAATACGAACCGCTTCTCAACTATGAACGGCTCGGCCAACGCTTCCCGTTCAAGGGCGAATTTATTCCTGATAACTGCACAACCGTTTTTTTTCCGGGGTGCACCCTCCCGGCCATGCACCCGGACGCCACCAGAATCACCTATAAAATTCTTAAACGCGAAGATCCCGCTATGGGATTGATCCTGAACTGCTGCTCCAAACCATCCAAAATGCTGGGCCGTAAAAGCAGGCACGAAGAAGCTCTTGCCGGACTCATCAACAGATTGGAACGCAAAGGAATAAAAAAAATCCTGACAGCCTGCCCCAACTGCCACGTGACATTCAAGGAATTCAATTCCAAGCTGGAAATCATTTCTATATATAAAAGGCTGCGCTTTTCGAAGTTCATCCCGGTCAGGCCGAACTTAAAAGAGGTCACTGTTCATGACCCCTGTGTGATCCGTGATGAAACAGAAATGCACAAACATGTGCGCACCCTGCTTAAGTCTCTCGGAATCAGGGTTGTAGAAATGCGTCACAACCGTAAAAAAACCCTTTGCTGCGGCGAGGGCGGAGCAACTCATTTTTACAGAAAAGCCTACGCCAAATACTGGTCACGCAAAAGAATAACCGAAGCCCAGAGAACAGGGGTGCCCATGGTTACCTATTGCGCGGGATGCGTTAATTTTCTTGGCTTCAAGTATCCGACCGCCCATGTGCTGGACCTGCTGCTGGTTAAGCGCAAAAGAATACCGAAGCCTGTTGTTTTTCCTTTCAATTACCTCAACCGTTTAATCGTCAGATTCAGCAGGCGATGACAATCAAACGTTTTTTTAACTCCGGACCTTCTAATCCTGAACATATCCATGTAACACAATTGCTAATGAGTTCAGACAATACCACCTTTACGGCC is part of the Desulfovibrio sp. JC022 genome and harbors:
- the ffh gene encoding signal recognition particle protein: MFDSLSDRLSEAFKNFKGQGRLDEKNIQAGMREVRLALLEADVNYKVVKDFVEKVKERALGQEVQKSLSPGQQVIKVVNEELTELLGGEQEGLQLTKGKLSKIMMVGLQGSGKTTSSAKIALYLRRKKFKPYLVPADVYRPAAIDQLHVLAKQLDMPAYPSTTEMNPVDICRDAMVKAEEAGCDVLLFDTAGRLHIDEPLMDELASIKEECTPDEILFVADAMTGQDAVNVASTFDDKLDVTGVVLTKMDGDARGGAALSIKSVTGKSVKFVGVGEKLSELELFYPDRAASRILGMGDVLSLIEKAQSVMDEGEAEKLTEKFRKAEFDLEDFRTQMRRMKKIGSMGSIMKMIPGLGGLTKQLGDMEIPDKELNRIEAIISSMTMEERRRPKLINPSRRQRIAKGSGVKLEEVNQMLKNFEQMSKMMKKMMGGKGGKGKMPKMPNLPGMPGLGGGAGMPGMPGMEGLEGMEGMEGMGGMAQPSKAKSKKTLQARKKKKLKKQARKKKKK
- a CDS encoding KH domain-containing protein, whose translation is MLKDLVEYIAKSLVDNPDEVVVTEIEGEQTSVIELKVAKEDLGKVIGKQGRTARAMRTLLGAASTKVRKRSVLEILE
- the rimM gene encoding ribosome maturation factor RimM (Essential for efficient processing of 16S rRNA), coding for MEMLVVAEVVKPHGLRGEVCIESHADSPFLFDEVPCLYLAKKGQKPRRFVVRSSRKHKGRMLITFKGIEGRDEAESLRGMEILVREADLPEVGDDEVYMHDLEGMSVELEDGTVVGTISDFILAPGQETWVISSSEGKEILFPAVEEFVLSVDLDAEKVVVAPPEGLLDIYLVESSQKDNGKKKK
- a CDS encoding (Fe-S)-binding protein, which produces MPVSKQLKKELQHTADECIDCGKCMTKCRFLAESGSPVSIALRALSSDEDADSVAIRSYACSTCGLCSAICPVAAEPDRMFKELRNHAQTNAIFRLDKYEPLLNYERLGQRFPFKGEFIPDNCTTVFFPGCTLPAMHPDATRITYKILKREDPAMGLILNCCSKPSKMLGRKSRHEEALAGLINRLERKGIKKILTACPNCHVTFKEFNSKLEIISIYKRLRFSKFIPVRPNLKEVTVHDPCVIRDETEMHKHVRTLLKSLGIRVVEMRHNRKKTLCCGEGGATHFYRKAYAKYWSRKRITEAQRTGVPMVTYCAGCVNFLGFKYPTAHVLDLLLVKRKRIPKPVVFPFNYLNRLIVRFSRR
- the rpsP gene encoding 30S ribosomal protein S16, which gives rise to MAIKLRLTRMGSKKRPFYRIVAINSETRRDGRPLDFCGYYNPMVEPVEVKIDKEKVEKWLERGAEPSDTVKSLLKANS